The sequence AAGTGCATGTTATGGTAGGCAACAACAAAACCCACCGAGTGTAGACTATTGTTGCCTACCAGCTCCTGGTACTGAATAAATCTAGAACCGGTAAGGAGGGAAAATGGGCATGAGTAAAAAAGCAATGATTCTTTGGTGTATCTGGATTGGTCTTCTAGATGGTATTTACTGTTGGGTATGTACTGGCCTCCCCAATGCGGGCTTTATGTGGGTAGCGTTTGTTTCTCTGCCGATTTTCTTCTGCGGCGGAGCAGAGTATAAAACATTTCCAACCTACTTTTGTTCGGCCACCAGCGGTGTCTTATGGGGCTTGCTCAGTTTGTGGGCTCTTGGCCTTACCGGCATCGCTGACCCCGGTATTAACATGCTAGTGACCCTAACTCCTATAGTCGCAATTCTCTGCATTGTTCATATGGTATGGTTCCCGAATACGGTACTCGGGCATGCTCCGATGGTATTTGGTGGCTTTGCATCTTGCTTCGGTACCGGGGGACAAAACAGTGTCTGGGTCATAATCACTTTAGCCCTGGGTTTGGTTTTGGGAGTCCTAATCACAGAGGGCGGGAAAATCATAACTAAAGTTGTTGATAAACCTGCAGCTGATGAACCTACAGTAACCACATAGGCGACTTTCAAGGAAGTTCAGGGAGCAACGGTTGACAAGTCTGGCAGAATCAAATAAAATGAAGCAGGCAAATAAATAGAGGATATCTTATCCAGAGCAGCTGAGGGACGGGCCCTATGAAGCTCGACAACCGGCATTCTCATCTGAATGCAGCGGTGTTAATTCCTGCAGGGTGATTCTTCATCCTGAGAGATAAGATTAACAGCTAATGTTTAGCTTAATTAAACCGTAAACAAGCTGCTTTTCTTATCGAAAAGCAGCTTTCCGCTTTTTGGCCCCAGGCAAGGCGGACCCCAATGGGACCTGGGCTATGGTGAAGGAGGCAGAAAATATGCGCATTAAATACTTGTTCAACCGCTGTAAACCGGTGCTATCGGTGGAAGTCTTTCCGCCGAAACCGGAGTCGCCGCTAGATGGTGTTATCTCCACCATTGAGGCTGTACAAGATCTAAATCCGGATTTTATCAGTGTAACCTATGGCGCTGGCGGCAGCAGCAGGGACTATACGGTAGAAATAGCCGACCGAGTAAAAAACAAGTACGGGATAGAAACCCTGGCTCATCTTACTTGCGTCGGCACTGGCAAAGACGAAATTGATGACATTCTGGCCCGGCTACAGTCAAAAAACATTGAAAACATCCTGGCCTTAAGAGGCGATATGCCCCAAGATGGGGTTGCTGTTAAGTTTGATTACACTTATGCCAAGGATCTGATCACCCACATAAAATCAGACGGCGGTTTTTGTATCGGTGCCGCCTGTTATCCGGAAGGGCATATAGAGTGCGAGAGCTTGGACCTGGATCTTAAACATTTGAAACAAAAAGTAAGCTCGGGAGCGGACTTTCTCATCACCCAGCTGTTTTTTGACAATGAATTGTTTTATAGCTTCAAGGAGCGGCTAGATGCTTTAGAGATCCAGTGTCCGGTTTCAGCCGGGATCATGCCGGTGATCAATAAAAAGCAGATTGAGCGCATCACCAATCTTTGCGGTGCCACCATGTCACCGCGATTAAGAAAGATCATGGCCACCTACGATGATGAACCTGAAGCTTTGAAGGAAGCGGGTATCGCTTATGCTACGGAGCAAATAATAGATTTGCTTTCTTCCGGGGTGGATGGCATTCATCTTTATGCCATGAATCGTCCGGAGGTAGCTCGGAGAATTTTCGCCGCTATTGAAGATGTTAGGGGAAACTGTGATCATGAACATCAATCACGCTGAAGTCTTACATTATTTGGGGTACAAGGGCCAACAGGCCGACGAAAACACCACTAGACTAATTGACGAGTGTCTGGATGAAATTGATGGCCTGGCTCAGAGAAAATACGTCTATGAGTTTTTTACTGTAACAAGAGAAGAAGGGTCAATCGCACTCAAAGACAGCATTTTAACCTTTCCCGGTCGAGATATTAAGAGGCATTTACAGCACTCTGGGCGCTGTGCGCTTATGGCTGTTACCTTAGGTCTTAAAGTTGATCAAAGAATTGCCTTTTATTCTAGACTGGATTTATCCAGAGGCATTGTGCTGGATGCCTGTGCGTCCGCCGCTATTGAAGCTTTGTGCGATCAAGTCGAAGCTAAAATCAGAGCCAGGGCCGGCCGAGAAGGCCTCTACATAACTTCCCGTTACAGCCCTGGCTATGGCGATTTTCCATTAGAGATGCAGCAGGGTATCATGGCTGTGTTAGATGCTTACCGAAAGATTGGGCTTTCGGTGACGGAGAGATCGCTTCTCATTCCTCGAAAATCGGTCACGGCTGTGATCGGCTTACAGGGAAACCCTCCGGACCAAAATTGTACTTACAGCAAATGTGAAGCCTGTGCGAACCTAGATTGTGAGCTTAGAAGGGACGGAAAAGGCTGTGACAAGAGAAATTGATTTTTCCCGGTTCCTGCTGTTTGACGGTGGCATGGGTACCATGCTTCAAACCCAGGGACTCAAAACCGGTGAACTGCCGGAAAGCTATAATCTACTGCACCCGGAGATTATCGAGCACATCCATGGGGGGTACCTGGCCGCCGGGGCAGACATTATTACCACCAATACCTTTGGTGCTAACCGCTACAAGCTTAGCCAATATGGCTATAATGTTGACGAAATTGTAACCGGTGCTGTTCAAATTGCCCGCCGGGCGGCCAAAGAAAAGCTGGTGGCGCTGGATATAGGGCCCAGCGGACAGTTGATGCAGCCCTATGGGACCCTGTCTTTTGATCAGGCTTACAGCACATTTGCCGAGCAAGTCATTGCTGGAGCTGAGGCCGGGGCCGATCTGATTCTAATTGAAACCATGTCCGATGTTTACGAGGCCAAAGCTGCCATTTTAGCCGCCCAAGAAAACAGCGATCTGCCGGTGATTGCCACCATGACTTTTCAGCCGAATGGGAGAACCCTGACCGGAACGGATCCTCTCACCATGGTCAATATCGTCCAAGGGTTGGGGGTTAAAGCCCTGGGGCTCAATTGTTCTCTGGGACCGAAGGAAGTATTGCCTTTAATCGAAGAAATCCTTAAGTATGCCAAAGTACCGGTGATGGCTCAGCCCAATGCCGGCCTGCCTAAAGTAGTCCTGGGGAAGACTGTCTTTAATGTGGGGCCGGAGGAGTTTGCCCACTATGCCAAGATTATGGCCCAGATGGGTGTTACCATCCTGGGCGGCTGCTGCGGTACCAATCCCAACCACATCAAGGCGATCAAGAAAGAATTGGCCGGCTTAAGACCGGTAGAGCGTAAAATCGAAAAGATAACAGCAGTGAGCTCATTTGCCGATACAGTAGTGATCGGAAGCGGTGTTACCATTATCGGCGAAAGAATCAACCCCACTGGCAAGAAACAGCTCAAAGAAGCCTTGAGGCGCGGCGACAGCGACTACATATTGCACCAGGCCATAAACCAACGGGACGCCGGGGCCCATATTCTTGATGTGAACGTGGGGCTGCCGGAAATAGATGAAAAAGCTGTTATGGTAGATATTATTGAAGAGCTTCAGAGCATAGTAAGCTTGCCGCTTCAGATCGACAGCGCCCGAGCGGAGGTGATCGAAGCTGCCGCTCGGAGGTACAACGGCAAGCCCCTGATTAATTCCGTGAGTGGGAAGCAACAAGAAATGGAAGCGCTATTTCCCCTTGTCAAGAAATATGGGGCGGCTGCAGTCTGTCTAACCTTAGATGAGGACGGGATCCCGGCCAAAGCCGAAGAACGACTCCAAATCGCCGCTAAAATAGTGAAGACGGCGCAGCAGTATGGCATAGATAAGGAAGACCTAATTATCGATTGTCTGGTGCTTACCGCTTCGGCTCAGCAAAGCCAAGTCAAAGAGACGATAAAGGCCGTAGCCCTGGTGAAAGAGCAGCTGGGGGTAAAAACCACCCTAGGGGTAAGTAATGTTTCCTTTGGCTTGCCGGAACGAAGACTGCTCAATCGGACTTTCTTGGCGGCTGCTTTGGCTGCTAGGCTGGATGCGCCTATTCTAGATCCCTTGGATGAAGACATGGCTGAAACCGTCCGCGCCTTTGGTGTGCTCTGGGGCCATGACCAGGATGCCGCCGATTATATCGCTGCCTATGGGGGAGTCGAGAAGAGGCCCGCTCCTTCGGCTGAGCCCTCGGAAATGGATTTGAGAACAGCAATCATCAACGGGATCAGAGAAGAAGCTCCTGCCAAAACAAAGGAATTGCTGCAGCAGTTAAGCCCATTGGCAATCGTGGATCAATATCTAATCCCAGCCCTAGATATCGTCGGCCGCCGGTACGAACAGGGGGAGATCTTTCTTCCTCAGCTGATACAATCGGCCGAAACAGTAAAAAAGGCCTTTGGCGTAATCAAACAGCACCTGGTGGAAAATCAGGGAGCCAGCACAGCCGTGGATAAAGGCAAAATCCTGCTGGCCACCGTCCGCGGCGACATCCACGATATCGGGAAGAATATTGTCAAGATCTTGCTGGAGAACTACGGCTTTCAAGTTATCGATCTCGGTAAGGACGTCCCAGAAGAGGACATTGTCCGGCAAGTAAAAGAGCACAAGATTAATCTGGTCGGTTTGAGCGCCCTTATGACCACCACCGTCCGCAGCATGGAAAACACCATCCGAGCCTTAAAAGAGGAAGGCTTGCCTTGCAAGGTCATGGTGGGCGGAGCCGTTCTAAACAGCGAATATGCCCAACTGATCGGTGCCGACTATTACGGCCGAGACGCCCGCGCAGCCGTAAAAATTGCCCAGGGATTCTTTGGCTAACCAGCGACTTGCTGTTGGCTCGTGGCCAACTTGATTGCCCTTGGCTTGAACAGGAGTGAAGAGTAAACCGACTGGAATCTTGTGCGTAGTGAGAAGAACTAGCAGTAGCTTTACATAGAAACGGAGGCCTTAAACCAGGCTGCTTTAAGGCCTCCGTGCCAGTAGAAACGTCTCTGCTGCTTAATTCAATCAAAATCACTCTTTTAATGTTAAGCACCATACTTCAGGCTTTAGCAAGCTTTCTACAGCGATGTCTTCATCTAATTCTGGCCAATTTAATGGCGTTGCCACTGAAACCGCGCGACCATGCCAAAGCTTTAATCGAGAAACTAAATGATGATCAGGTGGGAGCTTTACTAATTATCCTGGAATCTATGGCTTGGCCGACAGAGCGTATTACCTCAGGGGAAGCTAAGGAGATCGAACAGGGTTTGCCGAAATTGAGGCAGGCAAAGGCGTGAGGGCTGAAGATGTCTGGAAAGATCTCGGTATTTGAGATTATTTTCTCCCCTAAAGCCATAAGGCAGCTTCGAAGGCTTGAGCGTGATACGCAAGTAAAATCAAGTTGGCAATAGAAGGCAACTTAAGGAGTTTTCCACTAGAAGGAGATGTTATAAAGTTAGAGGGGCAAAAGGGTATTTATAGGCTCCGGGTAGGGAACTGGAGGGTGACTTTTCGGTATCAGTTCAATTAAGAGAAGTGCATATTTCCGAGGTTGTTCACAGAAGCAGAGCTTATGTGGGGGGGTTTGGGGACAGCATTTTTAGGAGCAAAAAATTGGACTTAAGGTACAAACAAGGCCTGACACTTAAACAGTGGCAGGCCTTTATGCGTGCGACGGGCAGTTGCGTTCGCTGTGTACAACACAGCAAAGCAGCTTCATCGTCTTGTGGGTCCACCGTGAATGGGCCGGTGCTCAAAGATTAGCAATGGGTTAAACGATCTAGTCACGTTGGTAAGCCGTATGCCTTAATAGGGCACGTACCTTTTGATGAGGGGGGAGCCATGCGAGTGGTTTCCCTACTCTATTAGAAGAATTATTGGCTGTTTTACTAGCTAACAGGTCAAATAAAAAAACTAACCTCCTCCCACTGAAAGTCTTATATCGGTGCTGTCAGTATTTTGCGCTTGCTTGCGGTACTCTGCGGGAGATATGCCCATGACTTTTACGAAATTACGATAGAAGGTAGAAGTGTCCTTGTACCCTACCAATCTAGCGATCTCATAATAGGAAAGAGATTCAACAGCCGATAAGGATACAGCATGTTCAATTCTTTTTTCGTTAAGGTAACGTTTAAAGGACATCCCTGCGATTTGAGGAAACAGCATCCCAAAGGTCGATTTGGAAAGAGCATATTTTCGTGCGAGACCTGGCAAAGTCAGTGGCTTCATATAGTTCTGATCGATGTATTGGATGCAAGCCATAATAGACTCATGATATTCGTTGATATCGCTTAACTGTTGTTGTGCGCCAGGCTCGGCAAAATAAGCACGGGAAAGAACGATAAGTATTGATGCAATGAGACTGTCTGCCATGGTGTTGTCCCGAGGCAAATCTAATTGGAATTCGCGTAGCAAACATTCGAACAGAGTCTCCATGTTAACACGTTCAAGGTTGTCAAGTCTAATCCTTAAACGTACGTCAATGTGCCTCTTGTTCACAGAATCTAGCTTAAGTGCCATCAGAAAGTTATTGGCACTGGTATTGGAAAAGCCGGGATAGAACAACGGTTCTTGAAAGGACAGGGAGTAGAATTCGGCGTTTGGGTTTTTTGATATGATGCTGTGCGTAAAGTTAGGAGGAATTATGAAAGCATCTCCTCTAACTAAATGCACCTCATCATTTTTCTGTTTGTGGATAATATCACCGCAAGCAACGTAGCAAATCTGAAAGAAATCGTGGTGATGAGGAACCTCTGCGACCCTGCTACTACTAATTTTATACACATGGTAATAGTGCGAGACGTTTTTGAAAAAACCAAGCGATATCTTCCTGCCAAGCATATCAAAACACCTCTCCACCCTCAGTGTATCGCAACATAATACAAAAAACCAGTTATGAATCGATGTTTGGGAAAAATGCAAACAACTACGGCAAAACTGCAATGGGCAGGCGTAGTTTCTATTGTTAAGATGTAATTAATTAGGCTGGTTATCAAGCGGAAAAGGGGCAACTATAGTGAAAACAATGAAGTTACTTTCTCCAACGGGCATTATCGGATATGGTTTTCCGGAGGACTCACTTAGAGCGGGGCTAGCACTAAAGCCAGATTTGATCGCGGCCGATGCTGGCTCGACGGACCCAGGGCCGTATTATCTCGGCAGCGGCACTCCTTTTACCACCGCGACGGCGGTTAAGCGCGATCTGACGTTGTTGATAAGAGCGGCTTGTGAGCTAAACATCCCGTTGATCGTTGGCTCGGCAGGCGGTTCGGGCGGAAGGCCGCATCTTGAAAGGGAGACAAAGATTGTCTTGGAGATTGCTAAGGAGCACAACTTGACTTTCAAACTCGCTACCATTTCGGCCGAATTGGACAAGGACTTCCTTGTCCGGCAACTTATGCACGGGAAGATTTCCCCGGTGGGGGTAGCACCCGCAATTGACTACAAGGATATCTTGGACAGCACGCGGGTTGTGGCACAGATGGGTATTGAGCCTATCATAAGTGCACTCGATGAAGGTGCACAGGTGGTGCTTTGTGGACGTTGTTACGATCCTGCTGTCTTTGCAGCTCCGGCCGTACGGGCAGGTTTTTCTAAAGCCTTGGCAACACACCTGGGCAAAATACTCGAATGTGCGGCCATTGCTGCTGTACCGGGAAGTGGTTCAGATTGCATGATGGGATACTTAGGCGAGGATTATTTCATGATAGAACCCCTCAGCCCTGCACGCAGATGCACTGTTATCTCAGTTGCAGTGCATACACTGTACGAAAAATCGAATCCGTATCTTTTACCCGGCCCCGGCGGCGTGCTAGATGTGTCGGGGTGTACTTTTACTCAGCAGACAGAACGCCGTGTTAAGGTGACAGGGAGCAAATATGTTGAGGATGCCAAGAAAACGGTAAAACTGGAGGGTGCTAGACCTATTGGTTATCGTACGATATCCATTTGTGGTAACCGCGATTCGGTTTTCATCTCGCAGATCGACACCATATTGGAGGCTGTACGTGCACGCATCGCTGCCAACCTCTCCGGCTCCGACTTTGAATTCCATTTAGACTTTATTGTTTACGGCAAAAATGGCGTGATGGGAGAATTTGAACCGAACGAAACAACAAACTCGCATGAAATCGGTATTATTATTGACGTGGTAGCTGACACACAGGAACAGGCAAACACTGTCTGTTCGGTCGCACGTTCTACACTTCTGCACCATGGGTATGAGGGGCGACTGGCCACAGCGGGTAACCTAGCGTTCCCGTATTCTCCATCCGACATTCCCGTCGGAGCAGTATACAACTTCTCAGTTTACAGTCTGCTTGAGACAGATGAACCCGAAAAAGTGTTCAAAAGAACCCATTACAACATTGCGGGGGGTGAGGTCAAATGATAATCAGGCTTCGTGATGTGGCAGCCGTTATTCGATCAAAAAATTCGGGTCCTTACGAGCTAACGCTGGATGTGATTTTTAAAGAAGAAGATATGTTTGATAAAGTTGTCAAGGGAAAAATCATAAATCCAGATCTAATTGCCGACCTATATAAGTTGGACCCGGCGCATGTACTCAGTATTATCGAATTTGCGCCTGCCCTGGCTATCAAGGTGACCATGGTACGCCCCATTGGTTCTGGTGGTATAGGCGAGCGCGATGTTTACGGTGCGCAGCAGCATGCACCGCTTATGGATCTAGTCTTCGAAGATAAAAACGACAGAAGAATGGAGGCCGTCAAATGAACATTCCGGAGCTGAACTCTCTGATAAGCCAAGAATATTTGACAAATATCAGAAGAAAGCTGCATATGTATCCCGAAGTTGGCTTTGACCTTCCCAAAACCATAGCGCTGGTGAAATCAGAGCTCGATGCCATGGGCGTACAACACACTGAAAAGTACGGTAAGAGTAGTGTGGTAGCCACAATTAATGAACATAAGGAGAACTTTACCATTGGGATCCGAGCAGACATGGATGCATTGCCCATTCAAGAAAAAAATGACGTACCGTACAAATCCCGTCACGACGGTAAAATGCATGCCTGCGGACACGATGCGCACACAGCGATTTTGCTGGGAACGGTGAAGGCTCTTAACCAAATTAAGGATGAAATTGACTGCCGTGTAATGTTCCTGTTCCAACCCAGTGAAGAGGGAGCCCGTAGTGGTGCCAAGCTCATGGTTGAGGACGGTGTTATGGATAACATCGACATCATTATCGCCTGCCACACTGATAACGCCTACCCAGTCGGAAAGGTAGGGTTTATCAATGGCCCCGCTTTGGCCTCTAATCGGGTGTTTGAAATAGAAATCAGCGGTAAAACGGCTCATGCAGTGATGCCTCATACCGGCATCGATGCTATCGCCGTGGCACATAGAATATACGGTGATATTCACCTTATGCTGGCCAGGGAGATGGATCCGTTCGCCCTATACGCATTTAACATCGGTACAATTCAGGGAGGTACGGCGGTGAACGTGGTCGCAGCACAGGCAAAAATGACCGGAACGCTGCGCACACATTGTGACGAGGTCGATGCGTATGTCGCCAAACGGATGGAGGATATCGTTACCAACGTAGCTAGGGAGGTAGGTGCGACGACACGCGTTGTAACAAAGAAAACGTTGCCACCGGTATATAACGACGAAAAAATCAATAAGCGGCTTATGGACGCGGCGGCCAAGGTTGTGGGGCGCGAAAATGTGTTTTTTATGGAGAAACCAAAGATGAGTTCCGAGGACTTTTCTATGTATCTTACCAAGAAGCCGGGTGTGTTTTTCCGGATTTGCACCAGAAATGAAGATAAGGGCTTTACAGGGATGCCACATAACAGTGACTGGCAGATTGACGAGGATGCCTTACCAATAGGAGTTAAGGTTTTCACTCAATTTGTTATTGACAATATGGGAGGACTGGAGAGAGAAGCTAAATGAAGTATGAAATCATCATCAGAAATGGGAAAATCGTAGATGGCACCGGATCCCCATGGTACACGGGAGATGTGGCAGTAGATGGTGGAAGGATTGTCAAAATCGGCAATTTGCAGTCTGATTTAGCGGCGAGAGAGATTGACGCCAGTGGAAAAATCGTAAGTCCAGGGTTCATCGACACACATACGCATTATGATCTGGTGCCTTTTGAGTTTGCAGAGTTTCTATATCCCCTTGCAGAAGACAAGCTGCTACAAGGAGTAACGACGGTAATCACCGGTTGTTGCGGAAACTCCATGGCTCCGGTTACGAACGAGAACAAAGGCGCATGGCTAAAACGAAGAACTTCAAGAAACATAGAGCGTCATGAAGAAGCACATTGGAACAGCTTTGCGGAATACTTTTCGGAACTGGAGAAGCGACCGCTGGGAATTAATTTTGCCTCATATGTCGGACATACAACCATTCGTTTTAACGTGTTGGGACTTTCGGATCAGAAACCGACCAGAGCAGATATGGAGCATATGAAAGAGCTACTGCGCCAGTCCCTGAAGGAAGGCGCAATTGGCCTGAGCTCCGGTCTCATCTATGCGCCGGCTGTTTTTTCGGAACACAGCGAATTAGTGGAGCTAGCCTCGGTATTGTCCGAGTTTAATGCACCATTTGCCAGCCATCTGAGAAACGAAGAGAATAACTGGATTGAAGCGACTAAAGAAATGATAGAGATCGTAGACAAAAACCATATCCCGGGTCAGATACATCACGTCAAAATAATGCATCAGAAGAATTCAGAGGCTCTTGTCAGAGAATTTATGGATATAGTCTACGAGACCCGCGAACGTGGGGTGGATATTACATTCGATCTTTACCCCTATGATGCAGTTTGCATTGGGATGGAGGCGCTTCTGTTGCCAGCATGGGTCAGGGAAGGTAATGAGCGAGCTATGATTGCCAGACTTACTGACCCTACTTTACATGACAGAATTATTGAGGATATTTGCCGGTTCAGAAGATATGAGAGATATGAAGATATGCTCGCCGGCTGTGAAAAAATGCTGGTTGTGATTGCAAAGAACAATGAGCATCTGGTGGGCAAGAATCTATGCGAAATTAGCAGCGAGTTAAATATGTCACCGCTGGATTGTGCCATTAAAATCATGGTGGAATCTGACATAACAGCAATGGTAGTTAACTTTGCTATGCACCCTAATGACATAAGTACTTTTGTGAGAAGCCCTCTTACCATGATTGGTTCGGATTCGGTGCCGGTAAAGGCGGGGTGGGGTGCCCATCCACGTAACAGCGGTACGTTTCCGCGTGTCATCAGAAAGTACGTAAGGGAAGACAATGTAATTACTTTGGAAAATGCTGTTTATAAAATGACCGGTTTTCCTGCAACTCGTTTTCAATTTAGTAACCGGGGCCTTATTAAAGAAGAATTCTATGCAGACATCACCATATTTGATAAAAACGAAATATGTGATACCGCAACATACGTGGAGCCACTCAATACACCCAAAGGTGTTGAATACGTGCTGGTAAATGGTTGCATTGCAGTGGCGGAAGGCAAGATAACTGGAAATACAGGCGGTCGTATATTAAGAAGGGGGGAGCCATAGGAATCACTCTGTCATCGTCGTCTTACTAAACAGCAAACAAAAAGGAGTTAGTAAAAGATGAAAAAGAATGGACAACCTAAGTTCAAAATGCCTCATGCTTATGTTTTAATTGTTGGTCTTATTATTATCGCGGCAGTGTTGACTTATATCCTTCCTGCCGGTGTCTACGACAAGATCGAAGTGGATGGCCGGAAAGTCGTTGACCCACATTCCTATCATTATGTCGAGCAAAGTCCGGTCGGGCCTTGGGGTGTGCTTACGGCAATTCCGCAGGGTTTGCATAAGGCTGCAAGTATTATGTTTACAATCATCGTTATTTCTGGGAGCATCGAAATTATCAATGCAACCGGCACGCTGGAAGCTAGTATCGGCCGGGTAGTGCGGACCTTCAAGGACAAGCCATCAATTGTTATGCCACTTGTCCTACTTTGTTTTGTAGCGTTAGGTGCAGTAGGTGTCAGCAATGCCATTGTTGCGTTTATGCCGCTCGGTTTGTTACTGGCGTTTAACGTAGGAGCTGATGCCCTGGTAGGCATAGCGCTCGTTGGTATGGGGATGAACATCGGTTTCACAGGGGGTGCGTTTCTTGCTCCTACCACCGGTACAGCACAGTCAATCATCGGACTTCCCATGTTCTCCGGCTGGGAGTTCCGGTTGATTTGTACGGCAGTGCTCTGGGTTTTCGGTTCCATCTATATTACCCGTTATGTAAAGAAGGTACAACAGGATCCCACCTTAAGTTATGTGTATGCTGTCGAGGGTGTAACCACACCAGCTGCAGTAGATGAGGAGACGATACCAGAGTTCACCAGCCGTCGCAAGCTGGTGCTGCTCGCGTTCGTTATCGGCTTTGCTTTTGTGGTTTATGGTGCAATCCAATCATGGAGTGCAGCTGATGAGATTCCTGCTGTGTTTCTGGCTATGGGTATTGTCTGCGGCTTGCTTTATGGGTTCAGCCCCAGCCGCATCGCCAAAGAGTTTGTCGAAGGGGCAAAGAAAATAACGTTCGGTGCTCTAATAGTCGGCATCTCAGCTGGCATTGGTATAGTGCTTACCAAGGGAAATATTATCGATACTGTCGTTTACGGTCTTGCCAGTCTACTGACCGGCCTGCCCAAGGTGCTCAGCGCGCTTATGATGTATGTCATTAACATTATCATCAATACCTTTATTACTTCCGGCAGTGGACAGGCGGCTACTGTTATTCCGATTCTTTCACCGGTCGGTGATGTGCTGGGCCTAACCCAGCAGACAGTTGTTCTTGCGTTCCAGTACGGCGATGGTTTTACTAATCAGGTTCTTCCCATGTCGTCGGTGCTCATGGCAGGCTTAGCGTTTGGGAACATACCTTACGATAAGTGGATTAAATTTATCTGGAAATGGGTGTTAATGAACCTTGCTTTGGGAGGAGTATTCATTGTGATTGCTACACTAATCAACCTGGGACCATTCTAACCAATTAATATTGAAAACAGCAAACATAATTACCCTTATGCATTGCTGGTGGAATACAGGAGGACATTCAGTTGATTAAACGTAATTTATATGAACAGGTGATTTACGAAACCATCCGTAAGGGTTCAACCGTTGTTAGCCACGACGTACGCGCTGCTTTTCTACGCGCTATCGAGATGGAGACTTCTCCTGTTGCGAAGATGGGTTTGCAGAAAACCCTCGAGAGCATAGAACTATCGTCTAGTAGGGGCAATCCAGCTTGTCCTGATACAGGCTGGCCGATATTCTATTTCAAAGTAGGGAATGAGTGTGTGCTCGAGGGCGGCGTAGCTTCGCTTGAGGATGCGACAAGACAGGCTGTCATCTGCGCTACGCAAAAAGGATATTTGCGTTCGACCATGAAACATCC is a genomic window of Bacillota bacterium containing:
- a CDS encoding DUF1097 domain-containing protein, with amino-acid sequence MSKKAMILWCIWIGLLDGIYCWVCTGLPNAGFMWVAFVSLPIFFCGGAEYKTFPTYFCSATSGVLWGLLSLWALGLTGIADPGINMLVTLTPIVAILCIVHMVWFPNTVLGHAPMVFGGFASCFGTGGQNSVWVIITLALGLVLGVLITEGGKIITKVVDKPAADEPTVTT
- the metF gene encoding methylenetetrahydrofolate reductase [NAD(P)H] yields the protein MRIKYLFNRCKPVLSVEVFPPKPESPLDGVISTIEAVQDLNPDFISVTYGAGGSSRDYTVEIADRVKNKYGIETLAHLTCVGTGKDEIDDILARLQSKNIENILALRGDMPQDGVAVKFDYTYAKDLITHIKSDGGFCIGAACYPEGHIECESLDLDLKHLKQKVSSGADFLITQLFFDNELFYSFKERLDALEIQCPVSAGIMPVINKKQIERITNLCGATMSPRLRKIMATYDDEPEALKEAGIAYATEQIIDLLSSGVDGIHLYAMNRPEVARRIFAAIEDVRGNCDHEHQSR
- a CDS encoding dihydropteroate synthase, giving the protein MTREIDFSRFLLFDGGMGTMLQTQGLKTGELPESYNLLHPEIIEHIHGGYLAAGADIITTNTFGANRYKLSQYGYNVDEIVTGAVQIARRAAKEKLVALDIGPSGQLMQPYGTLSFDQAYSTFAEQVIAGAEAGADLILIETMSDVYEAKAAILAAQENSDLPVIATMTFQPNGRTLTGTDPLTMVNIVQGLGVKALGLNCSLGPKEVLPLIEEILKYAKVPVMAQPNAGLPKVVLGKTVFNVGPEEFAHYAKIMAQMGVTILGGCCGTNPNHIKAIKKELAGLRPVERKIEKITAVSSFADTVVIGSGVTIIGERINPTGKKQLKEALRRGDSDYILHQAINQRDAGAHILDVNVGLPEIDEKAVMVDIIEELQSIVSLPLQIDSARAEVIEAAARRYNGKPLINSVSGKQQEMEALFPLVKKYGAAAVCLTLDEDGIPAKAEERLQIAAKIVKTAQQYGIDKEDLIIDCLVLTASAQQSQVKETIKAVALVKEQLGVKTTLGVSNVSFGLPERRLLNRTFLAAALAARLDAPILDPLDEDMAETVRAFGVLWGHDQDAADYIAAYGGVEKRPAPSAEPSEMDLRTAIINGIREEAPAKTKELLQQLSPLAIVDQYLIPALDIVGRRYEQGEIFLPQLIQSAETVKKAFGVIKQHLVENQGASTAVDKGKILLATVRGDIHDIGKNIVKILLENYGFQVIDLGKDVPEEDIVRQVKEHKINLVGLSALMTTTVRSMENTIRALKEEGLPCKVMVGGAVLNSEYAQLIGADYYGRDARAAVKIAQGFFG
- a CDS encoding DUF1446 domain-containing protein: MKTMKLLSPTGIIGYGFPEDSLRAGLALKPDLIAADAGSTDPGPYYLGSGTPFTTATAVKRDLTLLIRAACELNIPLIVGSAGGSGGRPHLERETKIVLEIAKEHNLTFKLATISAELDKDFLVRQLMHGKISPVGVAPAIDYKDILDSTRVVAQMGIEPIISALDEGAQVVLCGRCYDPAVFAAPAVRAGFSKALATHLGKILECAAIAAVPGSGSDCMMGYLGEDYFMIEPLSPARRCTVISVAVHTLYEKSNPYLLPGPGGVLDVSGCTFTQQTERRVKVTGSKYVEDAKKTVKLEGARPIGYRTISICGNRDSVFISQIDTILEAVRARIAANLSGSDFEFHLDFIVYGKNGVMGEFEPNETTNSHEIGIIIDVVADTQEQANTVCSVARSTLLHHGYEGRLATAGNLAFPYSPSDIPVGAVYNFSVYSLLETDEPEKVFKRTHYNIAGGEVK
- a CDS encoding AraC family transcriptional regulator; this translates as MLGRKISLGFFKNVSHYYHVYKISSSRVAEVPHHHDFFQICYVACGDIIHKQKNDEVHLVRGDAFIIPPNFTHSIISKNPNAEFYSLSFQEPLFYPGFSNTSANNFLMALKLDSVNKRHIDVRLRIRLDNLERVNMETLFECLLREFQLDLPRDNTMADSLIASILIVLSRAYFAEPGAQQQLSDINEYHESIMACIQYIDQNYMKPLTLPGLARKYALSKSTFGMLFPQIAGMSFKRYLNEKRIEHAVSLSAVESLSYYEIARLVGYKDTSTFYRNFVKVMGISPAEYRKQAQNTDSTDIRLSVGGG
- a CDS encoding Vitamin B12 dependent methionine synthase activation protein, which produces MNINHAEVLHYLGYKGQQADENTTRLIDECLDEIDGLAQRKYVYEFFTVTREEGSIALKDSILTFPGRDIKRHLQHSGRCALMAVTLGLKVDQRIAFYSRLDLSRGIVLDACASAAIEALCDQVEAKIRARAGREGLYITSRYSPGYGDFPLEMQQGIMAVLDAYRKIGLSVTERSLLIPRKSVTAVIGLQGNPPDQNCTYSKCEACANLDCELRRDGKGCDKRN